The window AGTGACAATCTTGATGAGGGTGCGTTCAAGGAAAGACTGGAAAAGATAAATAACCTCAAGTTTACGCGTGTAGGTACTGATATTGAAATTGATCTCATTGCATTACAGGATAAAAGCGGAGATGCTTCAAAGTTTTCTGAAATGGCAAAGGAAGTGTGTGGCAACACAAACCTCTCTGTAATTCTTGATAGTAAATCGGTTGACAATATGCGGGCGGCTTTAGAGCTGTGTGCCGATAAAAAACCGTTAATTCACGGTGCGAATTCCGAGAACTGGGAACCGATGGCGGCGCTTGCAAAAGAGAAAGGGTGCCCTTTAAGCGTTAGTGCACCAAGCCTAGAGGAACTTGCTGATTTGACTCAAAAGATTAAAGGTGCTGGAGTAGATGATCTGGTTCTGCATCAATCGTCCAGCAATACTAAGGAAATTCTACAAGGCCTTACCAGGATCCGCAGGGCAGCATTAAGGAAAGCTTTCCGTCCCCTTGGATACCCAGCTTTAACCTATATGGGGAATGGTAACCCTGATAGAGAAATCGCAAGTGCCAGTGCCTTTATCGCGAAATACGCGGGTATTGTTGTCGTGGATTCCTCTGAACCATGGCAGATAATGCCACTATTGACGGTACGTCAGAATATCTTTACTGATCCACAGAAACCGGTTCAGGTTCAACCAAAACTTTACGAGGTTGGGCAGGTCAATGAAAATTCTCCGGTACTTTTCACCACCAACTTTTCATTGACATATTATACCGTGGAGGGTGAGGTGGAAGCCAGCCGTGTTCCTTCCTATATTCTGGCAGTAGGGACGGAAGGTACCTCAGTTTTGACAGCATATTCTGGTGATAAACTTAATGAAGATGTCATCGCAAAGGCTATGACCAGCGCGCAATTAGAAGAAAAGGTGAAGCACAGAAAACTTATTATTCCCGGCCTTGTCGCTGTTTTGTCGGCGAAAATACAGGAAAAAACAAAATGGGAAGCACTTGTTGGTCCAAAAGAAGCCTCGGGACTCCCCACATACTTGAAAACAGCATGGCATAAGTAAATGAGACCCGATTTGCGAGTCTCATCAGACCTGGTTAAACCGGTAAGTCCAGGACGACCTTTTGCAGAAAACACCGTATCCGGAACAATCTAATGCGTGCCATCCTATCCGGCAGGCAGACTCCCAGGTTGCATTTTACTGCGTCTGAAATTCTTATTATTTTAGGTTGTTGTCCAGGTATGACCATGCCTTAATTGTCTTTTACGAGAAAACATGTCAGAAAATAAAACATTTAAGATCCATTTTCTTCCTAATGATACTTTTGTCGAGATCAGGGAAGGCAATACGGTACTCGATGCTGCTCATAACGCAAATATATACGTTAATAGTATCTGTGGCGGAGAAGGCATTTGTGGGAAGTGCAAGGTTGTCGTCTCAAAAGGTGCGGTTGACGCGCCCCCAACGACTTTGATAAGTGGTGAGGAAAAAGAGAAAAACTATATTCTTGCGTGTGAGGCAAAGATTGTTGAAGACTTGCAGATTCTTATACCTCAGGAGACAAGACTGGAAGGAAAAAAAATACTCTTGGATCAGAACGAGCAGCATTCACTGACATGGGCAGCAGTGCAGAGTAAATCGGATTTTAAACACAATCCGCTAACGAAAAAGATATTTCTTACAATGGAAGCTCCTACGATGGAGGATAATGTTTCTGATCATGATCGCCTTTGTCAGGCGATCATGATGAATCAGGGAGTTGAGCTGAATACAATTCAAACAAGTATTAACATTGTGAGAAAGCTGCCGGAGATTTTAAGGCAAGGCAATTGGTCGGTAACAGCCACATTGGCTCGTCGAGGACCTGTTCTGGAAGTTGTTGAAGTCCAAGCGGGAGATACCAGCCAGAATAACTTCGGAGTGGCCATAGATATCGGCACCACTACGGTTGTAACATGTTTAATGGAATTGGGGAGCTCGAAGGTTGTTGATTCCGAGGCAATCTATAATTCTCAAATGAAGTTTGGTGAAGATTACATCCAGAGAATTATATATGTAATACAGAACAATGCCCTGGATGAAATGCAAAGGACTATTGTTTCGGACATAAATAAGACTATTTTGGCACTCGTTGAAAGACATGGAATAGATCTCAAGGATATTACCTCTGTTGTGTGTGCGGGGAATACCGCAATGATTCATTTTCTTCTCTGTCTGGATCCGGAAAATATCAGAAAAGAGCCGTATCTCCCTGCTGCAAATTTTATTTCCCCTTTTCGGGCATCTCAAATAGGCATAAACATAAATCCGAGAGGAATCCTTTATGCTCTTCCCAGTGTTTCGGCATATGTGGGAGCAGATTTGACATCAGGGGCGGCGGCCATTAGACTGGATAAAGAGGAAATGCCCTGTCTGTTTATTGATATCGGTACAAATGGAGAGGTTGTTCTCGGGAACAGGGATTGGATGGTTTGCTGTTCTGCATCAGCGGGTCCGGCATTTGAGGGGAGCGGTGTCCACTATGGAATGAGAGCAGCAAAAGGTGCTATTGAAATACTTCATATTACAAAGGATTATGAGGTGATCTATACAACTATTGGAAATGTAAAGCCAAAGGGAGTCTGTGGTTCAGGATTGCTGGATTGTGTTGCAGAGATGCTGCGCTGTGGAATAATTGACAGATCCGGTAATTTCCAGAAAGACATAAAGAGCGATAGATTAAGAAAGAAGGATGATGAATATGAATTTGTGCTGGTCAAAAAGAGTGAAACGGGTATTGATTCCGACATAGTCATAACGCAAGCTGATATTGCGAATCTTGTTCGATCAAAGGGCGCAATATATGCAGCAGTTTCAATTCTCGTTGAATCTATGGGATTAAGTGTAAATGATCTGCACTGCATTTATCTTGCAGGAGGTTTTGGTAATTATCTCAATGTAAGAAATGCCATAACAATAGGTATGTTGCCTGATATACCTACGTCTCAAATAAAATTTGTTGGTAATACTTCCTTGATAGGTGCGAAAATGGTATTGATTTCAGAAGACGCATTTGAAACAGTTCAAAAAATAGCAACTCAAATGACCTATTTTGATATGATGGGAAACCCGAAATACATGGAGGCTTTTATGTCTGCAAACTTCCTCCCTCATACAAATCTTAATGAATTTCCATCTGTAGCGCAGGAGTTATCCAATTAGACTGTTTTTTTACAGGTAAATTTGCCATGTCTTATACGATTGCATTAGCAGGAAAAGGCGGAACAGGTAAGTCAACCGTTGCGACCCTGATTATCCGTTATCTTACGGAAGAGCTGGGGAAGTCGACTCTGGCCGTTGATGCAGACCCAAATTCAACTCTTGGTTTGTCCCTGGGAGTGAAGGTGGAGAGTACAATTGCTGATATACGTGACGATGTTGTTGAAAAGAGAGTTGATATTCCTGCTTCTATGTCCAAAGACAGGTATATTGAGTATGCTATTGAAAATTCAATTGTTGAAGAAAAAAAATTTGATTTGTTAACGATGGGGAGGCCGGAAGGTCCCAAGTGTTATTGTTATGCTAACAATTTGCTCCGGAAGTATCTTGATAAAGCAGAAAAAAGCTATCCCTTTATCGTTATTGATAATGAAGCCGGTATGGAGCATCTGTCTCGCAGGACTACGAATGATGTCGATTTACTCATAATTGCGTTTGAAGCAACTATTATCGGCGTACACACGGCGGCAAGGATTACTGCATTAATTGGAACTTTGCCCATCAAAATAAAAAAGAGAGCTTACGTAATGTGCAAGGTCCCGAAAAAAGGGATAAGTAAAAGGGTTGTTTCTGAGATCGCCAGCGCTGGATTTGAAGTCTCCGCGAGTTTGCCATTTGATGAAGAAATATATGATCATATTTCTTCTGGCGAGTCTTTATTGGATATTGAGAGTGATAACCCGGTGTATGATGAGGTAAAGAAACTAATTGCTTCATCAATAAACGGCCACTCCTGACCAATAACACACTGTTTGAAATGAGGCGTGGTGTCTCTCTGTTCAAACGAGCCATTATTGTCAAAAGGGGAGAAATCTGCGAAGCTGCTTCAGCTGTATGTCTACCCTGCGGTAAGAGGTGGCCTCCTGATCGTTTCCTCTGGGTATACTCATCTCATACTGGATTTCGGATAAAGTCCTCGGCGCTTTTTGTCCGGGGATACCTTCACCAGGATTTGGTTTCCGGTAAAATCGAAAACCAAATCGGTTTTTGTATAATACATCTCTTTTTCAGACTCAACTGCTTGTTTACTTTATCAAGAACTATCTCCATTCCATACCTGATATAAGTCTCAGCGAATTTCCGGTAATGCATTACATGATTCCAACCTTGCCATGTTAATAATTACCGATCCAGGGTGATGGAATTATCCCGCAAATTGTTTCATTTGCATTGAAATCAATGCTGAAAATGAATTGACACAAACCTCGATTGTGCTATAATCCGGCTTTAAATCTATACCTCAAGTTTTTGTGTCTCATTAACTTACTTGTTTTGTTATTGCTCAATATGTGTTGAATGATGAGGTGTTAATTATGATATTTTTTCGTTAACGGAGAAGGAAGAATGCAGATAGCAAGTGTAGAAGAAAAGTGGGCAGGTGCCGTAAAAAAAGTTACCATTGGAGCAACAAAAGAAGAGGGTGGAACGAGAGAGAGGGTTGTAACTATCGGCGGCGCGAAAAGCATACCCTTCATGGATTTTGATGGGGATCAGGGCAATAGGCCCGTAATTGCAATGGATGTATATGATGTTCCTCCAGAAGATTGGCCTGAACCGCTTTTGAGGAATTTTCAAGACGTAGTGAGCGATCCTGCTCTCTGGGCAAAAAAATGTGTCGAGGAGTATGGGGCAGATCTAATCTGTTTAAAACTTGATGGTATTCATCCTGATAAGGGAAACAGGAGCAGCGGTGATGCTGTTAAGACGGTTAAATCTGTTTTGGAAGCGGTTAAGGTGCCTTTGATTATTTGGGGCTGTGAAAATGATGAAAAGGACAATGAGGTATTGCCTAAGGTGAGCCAGGCTGCAGCTGGAGAGAGATGTCTTCTGGGGAGTGCTACCCAGGATAACTATAAAACGATTACTGCTGTATGTCTCGCGGATGGCCACAATCTGATAACGGAAGCTCCCGTAGATATTAACATAGGGAAACAGGTAAATATCCTGGTGACAGATTTGGGTTTTCCTGTTGACAGGATAGTTATGTTTCAGACTACAGGGGCCCTTGGTTATGGTATTGAATATTGTTATTCAATCCATGAGAGAGGAAGGATCGCTGCCTTGTCAGGAGATGGTCAGATGGCAACTCCTGTTATTTGCGATGTCGGTCATGAGGTCTGGAGGGCAAAGGAGGCAAAGGCAACTGATGATGAGGCTCCACAATGGGGATCATTTGCAGAAAGAGGTATTATGTGGGAAACAGTTACCGCTACAACCTTGCTGCAGTCAGGAGTTGACATCATAAGGATGTACCATCCCAGGGCTGTGTCGATAGTAAAAGACCATATTGACCAACTCTCTGGAAAAGGTTCGTGAGCGGGAAGCATCTTTAACCTGTGGTTTTTAAAAGAGTCATTTGAGATTAAATTGAAATTATAGAGAGGAGAAGAGGTATGATCTCGATCGGTGAAAGAATAAACGGAATGTTTACTGATGTAAAAAATGCTATAAAAAACAAGGAGGCTGCTGTTGTGCAGGAATTGGCAAGACGGCAAACCGAAGCTGGTGCAACCTATCTGGATATTAATGTTGGCACTGAAGCTTCCGATCAGCGGGATGCCATGAAATGGCTGGTCGAGGTCACGCAGGAGGCGGTAAAGACACCCCTTGCCTTAGATAGTCAAAAGTTGGATGTCATCAAGGCCGGTCTGGAAGTTGTCAAAAACGAGGTTATGATTAATTCTGCTTCGGGTGATCCTGAAACACTTGACACTTACATGCAGCTTGCAAAGCAGCATAACGCTGCCTTGATCTGTCTTACTCTGAACAAGGAGGGCATACCCCAGGACGTAGATAACCGGGTAGCGATTGCAATGACGATTGTTGAAAAGGCGACTGAGCATGGGATGGATATGAATAAAATATTTATTGATCCTATTTTATTAACGGTAAATGTAGATCAAAAACAGCCGGCTTATATGTTTGAAGTCTTTAGTCAGATAAAACTCCTTTCTGATCCACCTCCACACATAACCGTTGGTTTAAGCAACTTTTCGCAGGGGACCAAGGAAAAATCTTTATTAAACAGAACTTTCTTGACGATGGCTATTGCTGCCGGTTTGGATACGGCTCTCATGGATGTACTTGATACGGCTCTCATGGATGCTGCAATATGCTCAGAAATGATACTCAATAAACAGATTTATAGTGATTCGTTCCTCAAGGCTGCAAGGCAATAAAATCTTTCTGTCACTTCTTTTTGTGCCATTTTGTTAATCGACGGTTGTTTTGAAAAAATATGAAGAGCGGTGAGATTACGATCCGGGTAAGGTACCAGGAAACCGACCAGATGGGTATAGTGTATTATTCAAACTATTTTGTGTATTTTGAGATGGGGAGAATAGAGTTTTTACGTAATCTTGGCATTTCCTATGCGCAGCTTGAAAAGGAAAATGTCTTTCTGGCTGTTGTAGATGCACATTGCAGATACAGATCGCCGGCAAAATTTGACGATCTTCTCGTTGTGAATACCTGTGTTTCAAAATTGAAATATACCAGAGTTGAGTTTTGCTACGAGATCAGGCGGGTGGATGAAAAAAAACTGATTGCTGAGGGATCTACGATGCTTGCATGCCTGGATGGATCGAAAAAACCAATGGTTATACCGGACAAAATCAAAAAAGCCATCGATTCCCGTGACATAACCACATATAACTAATACGGTATATACTAAAACCGATTTGGTTTTCGGTTTTTCTGAAAACCAAATCTTGGTGAAGGTATATTCGCTCCGTTTTTTCTCGGATTTTATCCGAAAACCATTATGAAATGAGTATAACAGAGGTTTTTGCTACATGAGTGGAGGCATAAACAGCGTGAGTTGGATATTGCTGTTCCAGCAGAAGGTTCGAACATATATGAAGCCGCAGAAACACAGTTCAGTCCTCTTTATCAAAGTTGTGATGGGATATTTCTTGTGGGCTGTATTCATTCCAGAACTATCAATTATTACTGGGAAAAATTATGAAGTTAATGGATTTTACTACAGACTAG is drawn from Candidatus Scalindua sp. and contains these coding sequences:
- a CDS encoding acyl-CoA thioesterase; this encodes MGIVYYSNYFVYFEMGRIEFLRNLGISYAQLEKENVFLAVVDAHCRYRSPAKFDDLLVVNTCVSKLKYTRVEFCYEIRRVDEKKLIAEGSTMLACLDGSKKPMVIPDKIKKAIDSRDITTYN
- the acsC gene encoding acetyl-CoA decarbonylase/synthase complex subunit gamma, whose product is MALTGLEIYKLLPKTNCKKCGRATCLAFAMQLAQKKAELKDCPDVSEEAKSKLGEASAPPIKLVTIGTGDKQLKIGEENVLFRHDEKFYHPTGVAVTISDNLDEGAFKERLEKINNLKFTRVGTDIEIDLIALQDKSGDASKFSEMAKEVCGNTNLSVILDSKSVDNMRAALELCADKKPLIHGANSENWEPMAALAKEKGCPLSVSAPSLEELADLTQKIKGAGVDDLVLHQSSSNTKEILQGLTRIRRAALRKAFRPLGYPALTYMGNGNPDREIASASAFIAKYAGIVVVDSSEPWQIMPLLTVRQNIFTDPQKPVQVQPKLYEVGQVNENSPVLFTTNFSLTYYTVEGEVEASRVPSYILAVGTEGTSVLTAYSGDKLNEDVIAKAMTSAQLEEKVKHRKLIIPGLVAVLSAKIQEKTKWEALVGPKEASGLPTYLKTAWHK
- a CDS encoding dihydropteroate synthase, encoding MISIGERINGMFTDVKNAIKNKEAAVVQELARRQTEAGATYLDINVGTEASDQRDAMKWLVEVTQEAVKTPLALDSQKLDVIKAGLEVVKNEVMINSASGDPETLDTYMQLAKQHNAALICLTLNKEGIPQDVDNRVAIAMTIVEKATEHGMDMNKIFIDPILLTVNVDQKQPAYMFEVFSQIKLLSDPPPHITVGLSNFSQGTKEKSLLNRTFLTMAIAAGLDTALMDVLDTALMDAAICSEMILNKQIYSDSFLKAARQ
- a CDS encoding AAA family ATPase, which encodes MSYTIALAGKGGTGKSTVATLIIRYLTEELGKSTLAVDADPNSTLGLSLGVKVESTIADIRDDVVEKRVDIPASMSKDRYIEYAIENSIVEEKKFDLLTMGRPEGPKCYCYANNLLRKYLDKAEKSYPFIVIDNEAGMEHLSRRTTNDVDLLIIAFEATIIGVHTAARITALIGTLPIKIKKRAYVMCKVPKKGISKRVVSEIASAGFEVSASLPFDEEIYDHISSGESLLDIESDNPVYDEVKKLIASSINGHS
- a CDS encoding ASKHA domain-containing protein — protein: MSENKTFKIHFLPNDTFVEIREGNTVLDAAHNANIYVNSICGGEGICGKCKVVVSKGAVDAPPTTLISGEEKEKNYILACEAKIVEDLQILIPQETRLEGKKILLDQNEQHSLTWAAVQSKSDFKHNPLTKKIFLTMEAPTMEDNVSDHDRLCQAIMMNQGVELNTIQTSINIVRKLPEILRQGNWSVTATLARRGPVLEVVEVQAGDTSQNNFGVAIDIGTTTVVTCLMELGSSKVVDSEAIYNSQMKFGEDYIQRIIYVIQNNALDEMQRTIVSDINKTILALVERHGIDLKDITSVVCAGNTAMIHFLLCLDPENIRKEPYLPAANFISPFRASQIGININPRGILYALPSVSAYVGADLTSGAAAIRLDKEEMPCLFIDIGTNGEVVLGNRDWMVCCSASAGPAFEGSGVHYGMRAAKGAIEILHITKDYEVIYTTIGNVKPKGVCGSGLLDCVAEMLRCGIIDRSGNFQKDIKSDRLRKKDDEYEFVLVKKSETGIDSDIVITQADIANLVRSKGAIYAAVSILVESMGLSVNDLHCIYLAGGFGNYLNVRNAITIGMLPDIPTSQIKFVGNTSLIGAKMVLISEDAFETVQKIATQMTYFDMMGNPKYMEAFMSANFLPHTNLNEFPSVAQELSN
- the cdhD gene encoding CO dehydrogenase/acetyl-CoA synthase subunit delta, which codes for MQIASVEEKWAGAVKKVTIGATKEEGGTRERVVTIGGAKSIPFMDFDGDQGNRPVIAMDVYDVPPEDWPEPLLRNFQDVVSDPALWAKKCVEEYGADLICLKLDGIHPDKGNRSSGDAVKTVKSVLEAVKVPLIIWGCENDEKDNEVLPKVSQAAAGERCLLGSATQDNYKTITAVCLADGHNLITEAPVDINIGKQVNILVTDLGFPVDRIVMFQTTGALGYGIEYCYSIHERGRIAALSGDGQMATPVICDVGHEVWRAKEAKATDDEAPQWGSFAERGIMWETVTATTLLQSGVDIIRMYHPRAVSIVKDHIDQLSGKGS